The genomic segment GACCATCcttcctgttcagactgtggggacggattcactcggtcatctcaattgaaggtacatcagcaagttcacactgggcaaggtcATTCAACTATTCagtgtgtgagaaaggattctgtcggtcttcccacctgtggacacaccagtcagttcactctGGGCAGAGGTTGGTTATCTGCTGAATTTGCGGGGAAGGATTTACTCAGTCATCTGAACAAAtggcacaccagcaagttcacaccagggagcggctgttcacctgttcagtctgtgggaaaggattcacttggtcatctcacctactgacacaccagcgagttcacactgggaagaagccattcacctgctcagaatgtgggaagagattcacttggtcatccgacctacagagacaccatcgagttcacactggggagaagccgttcgcttgctcagtctgtgggaagagattcactgagtcatccaacctaatggtacatcagcgagttcacactggagagaagccattcacctgctcagtctgcgggaagggattcactcagtcatccaacctacggagtcatcagcgagttcacactggggagaagtcgttcacctgctcagtctgtgggaagggattcactgagtcatccgccctgcagagtcatcagcgagttcacactggggagaagccgttcacctgctcagaatgtgggaaaagattcactcaGTCTTCCCAACTactagcacaccagtcagttcacactggggagtggccattcacctgttcagtctgtgagaagagattcacttactcttccaccctacagagacaccagcgagtccacactggagagaagccgttcacctgcttggaatgtgggaagagattcactgagtcatctcacctacagagtcatcagcgagttcacactggggagaagctattcagctgctcagtctgtgagaagagatttacttggtcatccgacctacagattcatcagcgagttcacactggggagaagccattcacctgctcagaatgtgggaacagATTCGCtcgatcatccaccctacagagacatcagcgagttcacactggggaaaagccattcacctgctcagtctgtgggaagagattcactcagtcatccaccctactgagacatcagcgagttcacactggggaatggCCATTGTTATAAATCCCTAGATTtcgtttgctgtggactgtcattttgagagagattaagaatggaaatcagtctgacttgcatCTTGTTTACATTGCTCGCAGCTTGATTAGTTTTAACCAcggacacagacactcagagtcagacggagatgaaggaggaaaaatggaagTATCGGAACAAGGGACcagtggccaagggtcactgtttcgaactttcctctgcccacaagggtgggttaattatcgattcagcatacattgaatgtgtggttgtcacctcgtttgatccataggagtggatcggatttggggtgtcctgtgaagaccacttatgtgttaacccttgcctgggtgtggtgtggaaaTTCACTTGAAGACAATACCCCTTGTGAAAAGTCACTTTTggtgataatttgtatgtggatttggaacgatgACAGATAAAATCTACAGTGACTGTTCTCTCGTTTTACCACCATGGATGTTGTGGAAGTCAACATTATTGCCTTCTCtctacatttaccctggattacaaatatctctctcttctcaactattctgtggttgaactgaactttcatagttt from the Mobula birostris isolate sMobBir1 chromosome 13, sMobBir1.hap1, whole genome shotgun sequence genome contains:
- the LOC140208444 gene encoding uncharacterized protein; amino-acid sequence: MAHQQVHTRERLFTCSVCGKGFTWSSHLLTHQRVHTGKKPFTCSECGKRFTWSSDLQRHHRVHTGEKPFACSVCGKRFTESSNLMVHQRVHTGEKPFTCSVCGKGFTQSSNLRSHQRVHTGEKSFTCSVCGKGFTESSALQSHQRVHTGEKPFTCSECGKRFTQSSQLLAHQSVHTGEWPFTCSVCEKRFTYSSTLQRHQRVHTGEKPFTCLECGKRFTESSHLQSHQRVHTGEKLFSCSVCEKRFTWSSDLQIHQRVHTGEKPFTCSECGNRFARSSTLQRHQRVHTGEKPFTCSVCGKRFTQSSTLLRHQRVHTGEWPLL